A region from the Phycisphaerales bacterium genome encodes:
- a CDS encoding 30S ribosomal protein S1 — protein MIDESLIASLGLADADLDAMLKGVTTKRAGEEGYMDSLLTEQIADLSPGKLIKGKVIGFAGDDVVVEVGLKSEGLIPKEEFDDLAAVKPGAMIDVLLEDLEGESGLIALSKRKADRMMAWQRIVDTQKEGDIVEGLVSRKIKGGLLVDIGVPVFLPASQVDVRRPGDVGDFMGRKVRAQIIKIDLERRNIVISRRKLIEEERDAAKKRLLDTVKEGDIVTGTVKNIADFGAFVDLGGIDGLLHITDMSWGRINHPSEMLKIDQKVEVKILNIDREKEKIALGIKQREASPWAEIERKYPVGSRVKGAVVNLMSYGAFVRLEDGIEGLVHISEMSWTRRINHPSEIVQPNQEVEVVVLEINKDKQEISLGMKQIEVNPWELVGEKYPPGTVLEGTVRNLANYGAFVEIEPGIDGLLHVSDMSWTKKITHPNEVVKKGDVVKCVVLEVDRDKQRVSLGMKQLTEDPWLNAIPEHYKPGMVVRGHVTKITNFGVFVELEAELEGLLHISELSDQKIENPQDVVKAGDEIDVKILRVDKSDRKIGLSLKRAQWGDSTGAGGTEEAAPSRPKAPVRGGMDAHDAMGTDKIRFE, from the coding sequence ATGATCGATGAATCGTTGATCGCGTCTTTGGGCCTTGCTGATGCCGACCTCGACGCCATGCTCAAGGGCGTCACCACCAAGCGTGCCGGTGAAGAGGGATACATGGACAGTCTGCTCACCGAGCAGATCGCCGACCTCTCGCCCGGGAAACTCATCAAGGGCAAGGTGATCGGCTTCGCCGGCGACGACGTCGTCGTCGAGGTCGGGCTCAAGAGCGAGGGGCTCATCCCCAAGGAAGAGTTCGACGATCTCGCCGCAGTCAAGCCCGGCGCGATGATCGACGTCCTCCTTGAGGATCTCGAGGGCGAGAGCGGGCTGATCGCGCTCAGCAAGCGCAAGGCCGACCGCATGATGGCGTGGCAGCGCATCGTCGACACCCAGAAAGAAGGCGACATCGTCGAGGGTCTCGTCAGCCGCAAAATCAAGGGCGGCCTGCTCGTGGACATCGGCGTGCCGGTCTTCCTCCCGGCGAGCCAGGTCGACGTCCGCCGTCCGGGCGACGTGGGCGACTTCATGGGCCGCAAGGTCCGCGCCCAGATCATCAAGATCGACCTCGAGCGACGGAACATCGTGATTTCCCGGCGGAAACTGATCGAGGAGGAGCGCGACGCCGCCAAGAAGCGTCTGCTCGACACCGTCAAGGAGGGCGACATCGTCACCGGCACGGTCAAGAACATCGCCGACTTCGGCGCGTTCGTGGACCTCGGCGGGATCGACGGCCTGCTCCACATCACCGACATGTCCTGGGGGCGCATCAACCACCCCAGCGAGATGCTCAAGATCGACCAGAAGGTCGAGGTCAAGATCCTCAACATCGACCGCGAGAAGGAGAAGATCGCGCTGGGCATCAAGCAGCGCGAGGCCAGCCCCTGGGCGGAGATCGAGCGGAAGTATCCCGTCGGCAGCCGCGTGAAGGGCGCCGTCGTGAACCTCATGTCGTACGGGGCGTTCGTCCGTCTCGAGGACGGCATCGAGGGCCTCGTCCACATCTCCGAGATGTCGTGGACACGCCGCATCAACCACCCGTCCGAGATCGTCCAGCCCAACCAGGAGGTCGAGGTCGTCGTCCTTGAGATCAACAAGGACAAGCAGGAGATCAGCCTCGGCATGAAGCAGATCGAGGTGAACCCCTGGGAACTCGTCGGCGAGAAGTATCCGCCCGGCACCGTCCTCGAGGGGACCGTCCGCAACCTCGCCAACTACGGCGCGTTCGTGGAGATCGAGCCGGGCATCGACGGCCTGCTCCACGTCTCCGACATGTCCTGGACCAAGAAGATCACCCACCCCAACGAGGTCGTCAAGAAGGGCGATGTCGTCAAGTGCGTCGTCCTCGAGGTCGATCGCGACAAGCAGCGCGTCAGCCTGGGCATGAAGCAACTCACCGAGGATCCGTGGCTCAACGCCATCCCCGAGCACTACAAGCCGGGCATGGTCGTCCGCGGACACGTCACGAAGATCACCAACTTCGGCGTCTTCGTGGAACTCGAGGCCGAACTCGAGGGCCTGCTCCACATCTCGGAACTCTCGGATCAGAAGATCGAGAATCCGCAGGACGTGGTCAAGGCCGGCGACGAGATCGACGTCAAGATCCTCCGTGTGGACAAGTCCGACCGCAAGATCGGCCTCTCGCTCAAGCGCGCCCAGTGGGGCGACTCGACGGGTGCCGGCGGCACCGAGGAGGCGGCCCCCAGCCGTCCCAAGGCGCCAGTCCGCGGCGGCATGGACGCCCACGACGCCATGGGCACCGACAAGATCCGGTTTGAATAG
- a CDS encoding N-acetyltransferase: MSRATGNQRRAEGGDGEPNDGGLGVVRSLGAGDESAYIAIRREMLADSPWAFAASAEDDRGLQAGFLERIAREGTNVIMGEFARSPEGEINLVGVAGVHTLSHRKMAHRAHVWGVYVSPKARGHGVGERVMRGVIDAARRWPGVTSLGLSASVKSIAAIRLYERLGFVRWGVEPGAVVLNGEAIDEVHLVKMLDGKASPDIRS, from the coding sequence ATGAGTCGGGCCACAGGGAATCAGCGTCGCGCCGAGGGCGGAGATGGCGAGCCGAACGACGGCGGCTTGGGGGTGGTGCGCTCGCTTGGGGCCGGTGATGAGTCGGCGTACATCGCGATTCGGCGGGAGATGCTTGCGGACTCGCCGTGGGCCTTTGCCGCGAGTGCTGAGGATGATCGCGGGCTTCAGGCGGGGTTCCTGGAGCGGATCGCCCGCGAGGGGACGAACGTGATCATGGGCGAGTTTGCGAGATCGCCCGAGGGCGAGATCAACCTCGTCGGCGTGGCGGGCGTCCACACCCTCTCGCACCGCAAAATGGCCCACCGAGCGCACGTGTGGGGCGTGTATGTCTCGCCCAAGGCTCGCGGCCACGGCGTGGGCGAGCGGGTGATGCGCGGCGTGATCGACGCGGCGCGGCGTTGGCCCGGTGTCACGAGTCTTGGGCTCTCGGCGAGCGTGAAGTCGATCGCGGCGATCCGGCTCTATGAGCGGCTGGGGTTCGTCCGCTGGGGCGTTGAGCCCGGCGCGGTGGTGCTGAACGGCGAGGCGATCGACGAGGTGCATCTGGTGAAGATGCTCGATGGCAAGGCCTCGCCCGACATCCGGTCGTGA
- a CDS encoding ABC transporter ATP-binding protein, producing MLPRGPSSRERFRAYLERRAERARASKKDQPRDQAVLSPPPDAFEAASERKQNKLKRSRTFFVLFKEFWRLLRGHQRTCVLALGTLSISSLVGLIAPASTKAAIDYILTDSPGPGGIPPWIRETFSLPQSREALLWRLGVALVAVALVTVAFSMWGRFQMTRLTKRVQVGLRRQAFEHAVQLPLHRIHAHRSGGVSSLLRQDAGEAGNLLFSMIYNPWRAVVQLLGTLVVLSWVDWRMLVGALALIPAVWLSHKTWIARIRPVFRDIGAQRQAIDASTTEAFGGMRVVRGFGQSRAESTRFTRAQHFMARQEMLVWWWSRVVDIAWAVMIPLASAAVLVYGGTQVVRGNMTIGDIMMFSTYLLMLLGPLETLSSTATNIQTNLAGLDRVLDLLAEPRETEALGKVGDEKRILVDRAQSCGEIEFREVWFAYPKTPDKVQGVSAAPTSDVGEDVIRGVSLVAKPGETVALVGPSGSGKTTLCNLVARFFDPTQGQVLFDGVDLRAIDITSFRRLLGIVEQDVFLFDGTVAENIAYGDRHATREMIQRAAEAANAHAFIEAMDRGYDTLIGERGVRLSGGQKQRLAIARALVVDPLILILDEATSNLDAESEALIQKSLARIMRGRTSFVIAHRLSTVRNADRIVVLERGEIVETGRHEDLLARQGRYAELLRTQIESHSVGAIEI from the coding sequence ATGTTGCCACGAGGACCGAGTAGCCGCGAACGATTCAGGGCGTATCTTGAGAGGCGTGCCGAGCGAGCCAGGGCCTCGAAGAAGGACCAGCCGAGAGATCAGGCCGTCTTATCGCCGCCTCCAGACGCGTTCGAGGCGGCGTCGGAGCGAAAGCAGAACAAACTCAAGCGATCACGCACGTTCTTCGTGCTCTTCAAGGAGTTCTGGAGGCTCCTTCGCGGGCACCAGCGCACGTGTGTCCTCGCGCTGGGAACCCTGAGTATCTCCTCGCTCGTGGGCCTCATCGCCCCTGCATCGACCAAGGCCGCGATCGACTACATTCTGACGGATAGCCCGGGGCCAGGCGGGATCCCACCCTGGATCCGCGAGACCTTCTCGCTTCCCCAGTCTCGTGAGGCGCTGCTCTGGCGGCTGGGTGTGGCGCTGGTAGCCGTCGCGCTGGTGACCGTGGCCTTCAGCATGTGGGGACGGTTCCAGATGACGCGCCTCACCAAGCGCGTACAAGTGGGCCTCCGGCGTCAGGCCTTCGAGCATGCCGTGCAGTTGCCGCTGCATCGCATCCACGCCCACCGCAGCGGCGGCGTCTCGAGTCTCCTGCGTCAAGACGCGGGCGAGGCGGGCAACCTGCTCTTCAGCATGATCTACAACCCATGGCGGGCCGTCGTCCAACTCCTGGGCACGCTCGTCGTGCTCTCATGGGTGGACTGGCGAATGCTGGTGGGCGCGCTCGCGCTCATCCCCGCGGTGTGGCTCTCGCACAAGACGTGGATCGCTCGGATCCGCCCCGTCTTCCGCGATATCGGCGCCCAGCGCCAGGCGATCGACGCGTCAACAACCGAGGCCTTCGGCGGGATGCGCGTGGTGCGTGGCTTCGGGCAGTCGCGCGCCGAGAGCACACGCTTCACCCGCGCCCAGCACTTCATGGCTCGACAGGAGATGCTCGTCTGGTGGTGGTCGCGCGTGGTCGACATCGCCTGGGCCGTGATGATCCCCCTCGCCTCTGCCGCCGTGCTCGTCTACGGCGGCACGCAGGTCGTCCGGGGGAACATGACCATCGGCGACATCATGATGTTCTCGACGTATCTGCTCATGCTCTTGGGCCCGCTCGAGACGCTCTCGAGCACGGCGACGAATATCCAGACAAATCTCGCCGGGTTGGATCGCGTGCTTGATCTCTTGGCCGAGCCGCGCGAGACCGAGGCCCTGGGCAAAGTGGGCGATGAGAAGCGAATCCTCGTCGATCGTGCACAATCCTGCGGCGAGATCGAGTTCCGCGAGGTGTGGTTCGCGTATCCCAAGACGCCGGACAAGGTGCAGGGTGTCTCTGCCGCGCCGACCTCAGACGTTGGCGAGGACGTGATCCGGGGTGTGAGCCTGGTCGCCAAACCTGGCGAGACGGTGGCCCTCGTGGGACCAAGCGGCTCGGGAAAGACCACGCTCTGCAACCTCGTCGCCCGATTCTTCGATCCCACACAAGGTCAGGTGCTCTTCGATGGGGTCGATCTGCGGGCGATCGACATCACGAGTTTCCGCCGATTGCTCGGCATCGTCGAGCAGGACGTGTTCCTCTTCGACGGGACGGTCGCCGAAAACATCGCGTATGGCGATCGTCACGCCACGAGGGAGATGATCCAGCGGGCGGCCGAAGCGGCGAACGCCCACGCGTTCATCGAGGCAATGGACCGAGGCTACGACACGCTGATCGGGGAGCGGGGCGTGCGACTCTCAGGCGGCCAGAAGCAGCGCCTCGCGATTGCGCGCGCGCTCGTGGTGGATCCATTGATCCTGATTCTCGATGAGGCCACGAGCAATCTCGACGCCGAGAGCGAGGCCCTGATCCAGAAATCCCTCGCACGGATCATGCGTGGTCGGACCTCGTTCGTGATCGCACACCGGCTGAGCACCGTTCGAAACGCCGATCGGATCGTGGTGCTTGAACGCGGCGAGATTGTCGAGACAGGCCGACACGAGGACCTGCTCGCAAGGCAGGGGCGGTACGCGGAACTCCTCAGAACACAGATCGAGTCCCATTCGGTGGGCGCCATCGAGATATGA
- a CDS encoding transcriptional repressor, with translation MGNAPTETPIEIMDPLCAVFRRRLREDGLKYTPERARLLDLVMQMEGIFDPESLLAHAARTGTRVSKATLYRTIRLLLDAGIIQRVPLDDEHAHYHVVYGKAPSDLLIRLDTNEVVAVDLPEITRLRDALCRELGLSAKGHSLQIFAIKAPESVAKPQAPKPGRR, from the coding sequence ATGGGCAACGCGCCGACGGAAACCCCGATCGAGATCATGGACCCGCTCTGCGCGGTCTTCCGAAGGCGCCTGCGCGAGGATGGCCTCAAGTACACCCCCGAGCGGGCACGCCTGCTCGACCTCGTGATGCAGATGGAGGGGATCTTCGATCCCGAGTCGCTCCTCGCCCACGCGGCACGGACCGGCACGCGCGTCTCCAAGGCGACGCTCTACCGCACGATCCGTCTGCTGCTCGACGCCGGGATCATCCAGCGGGTGCCCCTCGACGACGAGCACGCCCACTACCACGTGGTCTATGGCAAGGCCCCGAGTGACCTCCTCATCCGCCTCGACACCAACGAGGTCGTCGCGGTCGATCTTCCGGAGATCACCCGCCTCCGCGACGCCCTCTGCCGGGAGTTGGGGCTTTCGGCGAAGGGTCACTCGCTACAGATCTTTGCCATCAAGGCGCCGGAGTCGGTGGCGAAACCCCAGGCTCCAAAGCCGGGGCGTCGGTAG
- a CDS encoding cytochrome c has protein sequence MNHPRLIRSNTRRACLSIAVGLGVALVSCAGRHNASNHDQAVTPPADAPALADARPTNYPGLHNVVTYHDGFYSGSVPEGEEGFKTLHLWGIKTIISVDGSVPELDVAKSHGLRYIHLPIGYNGFDEQRRVEIIRATRDALNEGPVYIHCHHGKHRSAGAAAAVAVGLGWMSTDEAVERMHVSGTSPAYLGLFSCVEEGTRLDDETLDRVDANFPEVSRPDDVVAAMVVIDNAFEHLKAIEAAGWSVPKDHPDLVPAAEAGQLADAFRVLTTERHTTERPKEYLDWITLSQTLGSAIEEQLADGTMNRESLSAKMKTLGTTCKSCHTAYRDQRATKTW, from the coding sequence ATGAATCACCCACGATTGATCCGCTCGAACACACGCCGAGCGTGCCTCTCCATCGCGGTAGGCCTTGGAGTCGCACTGGTTTCCTGCGCCGGGAGACACAACGCGTCGAATCATGACCAGGCTGTAACACCGCCCGCTGATGCGCCGGCGCTCGCCGACGCGAGGCCGACAAACTACCCCGGCCTGCACAACGTCGTCACCTATCACGACGGCTTCTACTCCGGCTCCGTCCCCGAGGGCGAGGAGGGTTTCAAGACGTTGCACCTCTGGGGCATCAAGACCATCATCAGCGTGGACGGGTCCGTGCCTGAACTAGATGTCGCCAAGTCGCACGGTCTCCGATACATCCACTTGCCCATCGGGTACAACGGCTTCGACGAGCAGCGTCGCGTGGAGATCATCCGCGCGACCCGCGACGCCCTCAACGAGGGGCCCGTGTACATCCATTGCCACCACGGCAAGCACCGCAGCGCCGGGGCGGCCGCTGCCGTGGCCGTGGGTCTTGGATGGATGAGCACCGACGAGGCCGTGGAACGCATGCACGTTTCGGGGACGTCGCCGGCGTATCTCGGGCTTTTCTCGTGCGTCGAAGAGGGGACGCGACTCGATGACGAGACCTTGGACCGCGTGGACGCGAACTTTCCTGAGGTCTCACGTCCAGATGACGTGGTCGCGGCGATGGTCGTGATCGACAACGCCTTTGAACATCTCAAGGCGATCGAGGCGGCGGGATGGAGTGTCCCCAAGGACCACCCGGACCTGGTCCCCGCGGCCGAGGCCGGGCAACTCGCCGACGCGTTCCGAGTGCTGACCACCGAGAGGCACACGACCGAGCGCCCGAAGGAGTATCTCGATTGGATCACGCTGTCCCAGACGCTGGGATCGGCAATTGAGGAGCAACTTGCCGACGGAACTATGAATCGCGAATCGCTCTCGGCGAAGATGAAGACGCTCGGCACGACCTGTAAATCGTGCCACACGGCGTATCGAGACCAACGCGCCACCAAGACTTGGTGA
- a CDS encoding PEP-CTERM sorting domain-containing protein, whose amino-acid sequence MKSVGFLALSVLAGASSSALAVITYPDMNATNVLFQNISEDSTTNPGVPLFGSGTINTAGDTLVLNPANFGATSTNGGPAAATQGTLNVDIQAKPGFFIPAINFAESGDFTILGGGGLGTAVSVTASIQITVSEVNGGAIAPISFSTALNFFPSGGTYNLLEDGQNNVSIWNGNQTYDINSFLAGNGIFGQATRVTVELSNNLTATSEFGTIAFIKKKEVDGSAITVVPAPGAVALLGLGGLVAARRRRA is encoded by the coding sequence ATGAAGTCAGTTGGTTTTCTGGCGTTGTCGGTACTCGCGGGCGCGTCCTCGTCGGCGCTTGCGGTCATCACCTATCCCGACATGAATGCGACGAACGTTCTCTTCCAGAATATTTCGGAAGACTCGACGACGAACCCGGGTGTGCCCCTCTTCGGGAGCGGCACGATCAACACCGCGGGTGACACGCTCGTCCTGAACCCCGCCAACTTCGGCGCGACCTCGACCAACGGCGGCCCCGCTGCGGCGACCCAGGGCACGCTGAATGTCGACATCCAGGCCAAGCCCGGGTTCTTCATCCCCGCCATCAACTTCGCGGAGTCGGGCGACTTCACGATCCTCGGCGGCGGCGGGCTCGGCACAGCGGTCAGCGTCACCGCGTCGATCCAGATCACTGTCAGCGAAGTCAACGGCGGCGCCATCGCCCCGATCTCGTTCTCCACGGCCCTGAACTTCTTCCCCTCGGGAGGCACCTACAACCTTCTGGAGGATGGCCAGAACAACGTCTCTATCTGGAACGGCAACCAGACGTACGACATCAACAGTTTCCTCGCCGGCAACGGGATCTTCGGCCAGGCGACTCGCGTCACCGTCGAACTGAGCAACAACCTCACCGCGACCAGCGAGTTCGGCACCATCGCCTTCATCAAGAAGAAGGAAGTCGATGGCAGCGCGATCACGGTCGTCCCCGCTCCGGGTGCCGTTGCCCTCTTGGGCCTCGGTGGCCTCGTCGCGGCTCGTCGTCGCCGGGCTTGA
- a CDS encoding biopolymer transporter ExbD, with protein sequence MRPMRRRNALAVHELHYGPNMTPMVDVVMVILVFFMASAAVLGPEWFLGTSIPVKASADASAPPPEHKPVRVGLQMVDGGVVVMIGARERVAFNAAEALLMDEIAVSGGREAIVLVAPGPDVPYDVVVRVHEWIARAGVTKLGIDDGVGEKPESPTDAPALEPGVSPPTPAP encoded by the coding sequence ATGAGACCCATGCGTCGCCGAAACGCCCTCGCGGTGCACGAACTGCACTATGGCCCGAACATGACCCCGATGGTCGATGTCGTCATGGTGATTCTGGTCTTCTTCATGGCGAGCGCCGCGGTCCTCGGGCCTGAGTGGTTCCTGGGGACGTCGATCCCCGTCAAAGCGTCGGCCGATGCGAGTGCCCCGCCACCGGAGCACAAGCCGGTTCGCGTGGGACTCCAGATGGTCGATGGCGGCGTGGTGGTGATGATCGGCGCGCGAGAGCGGGTGGCGTTCAATGCCGCGGAGGCGCTGCTCATGGACGAGATCGCGGTCTCGGGCGGACGCGAGGCGATCGTGCTTGTCGCGCCCGGCCCTGATGTTCCGTACGACGTGGTGGTGCGCGTCCACGAGTGGATCGCGCGGGCGGGGGTTACGAAACTCGGCATCGATGATGGCGTGGGCGAGAAACCAGAATCGCCTACCGACGCCCCGGCTTTGGAGCCTGGGGTTTCGCCACCGACTCCGGCGCCTTGA
- a CDS encoding immunoglobulin domain-containing protein has product MLASACAIVGASGFISSAHAQPAYKATPIPLLPGATEMRARAVNNRGDVVGRAVVGSDLHGFAYINSTLIDLGVLGPQLTSAGALGINDAQKAVGVMRVSGTDHAFVWTSAGGIVDVTFNPDSVPTVSGQAVAISNSGLVAGSLTFACNTNTNYFIACRWVGGGVIDELPVFNPCGQSIATGINEAGVIAGSSQRYTEFRNWNRPVTWDGFTLTDLGTFSTTEENGVAYDVNDLGVVCGYAEDRTQFIALGPPVKWENGSLIRLNPPGSFGDAFPGQALGINNSGRIVGELFTSFGVIGWMWDQGTLYPLEDTIVPDFDWQFTSGTKIADTGYVAATGYYQGGFLQAALLEPCEPGFVMPSIDPANVGSTISIDAIVGAAKPASLQWRFNGVPVSNGATVNGSVISGATSQTLTITNAQAADAGNYTLVVNGTCGSGTSPAVVVVVNTLPTCVADVDNGSGTGTPDGGVTIDDLLYYLSIFNLGDVSADVDDGTGTGTPDGGVTIDDLLYFLTRFNLGC; this is encoded by the coding sequence ATGCTGGCCTCGGCATGCGCGATCGTGGGCGCTTCAGGATTCATCTCATCGGCGCATGCGCAGCCCGCATACAAGGCCACGCCCATACCGCTCCTCCCCGGGGCAACAGAGATGCGCGCCAGGGCCGTCAACAATCGCGGCGACGTGGTCGGCCGGGCAGTGGTCGGCTCGGATCTCCACGGCTTTGCGTACATCAATAGCACGCTCATCGATCTCGGTGTCCTGGGGCCGCAACTCACCTCCGCTGGGGCTCTGGGCATCAACGACGCCCAGAAGGCCGTCGGCGTCATGCGAGTGAGCGGCACGGACCACGCCTTTGTCTGGACCAGCGCCGGCGGGATTGTGGACGTGACCTTTAACCCCGACAGCGTCCCGACCGTGAGCGGTCAGGCCGTCGCGATCAGCAACTCCGGCCTGGTCGCGGGGAGCCTCACCTTCGCGTGCAACACGAACACGAACTATTTCATCGCCTGCCGCTGGGTTGGCGGCGGCGTCATCGATGAACTCCCGGTCTTCAATCCCTGCGGGCAGAGCATCGCGACCGGCATCAACGAGGCGGGCGTCATCGCCGGCTCGAGCCAGCGATACACCGAGTTCCGCAACTGGAACCGCCCGGTGACGTGGGACGGCTTCACCCTTACCGATCTCGGCACCTTCAGTACCACCGAAGAGAACGGTGTCGCCTATGACGTCAACGATCTGGGCGTGGTCTGTGGTTATGCCGAGGACCGCACCCAGTTCATCGCCCTCGGACCTCCGGTGAAATGGGAGAACGGCTCACTCATCCGTCTGAATCCCCCCGGGAGTTTCGGCGACGCCTTCCCAGGCCAAGCCCTCGGCATCAACAACAGCGGACGCATTGTCGGCGAGTTGTTCACGTCCTTCGGCGTGATCGGCTGGATGTGGGATCAGGGCACGCTCTATCCGCTCGAGGACACCATTGTCCCCGATTTCGACTGGCAGTTCACCTCCGGCACCAAGATCGCCGACACCGGTTACGTCGCCGCGACGGGCTATTACCAGGGTGGGTTCCTCCAGGCGGCGCTGCTCGAGCCGTGTGAGCCAGGCTTTGTCATGCCCTCGATAGATCCCGCGAACGTCGGTTCCACAATCAGCATCGACGCGATCGTTGGTGCTGCCAAGCCCGCGTCGCTGCAGTGGCGATTCAATGGCGTGCCGGTATCCAACGGCGCGACCGTGAACGGCTCGGTCATCTCGGGCGCGACGTCACAAACCCTCACCATCACCAACGCGCAGGCCGCCGATGCCGGGAACTACACCCTCGTCGTCAACGGCACCTGCGGCTCGGGCACCAGCCCCGCGGTGGTCGTCGTCGTGAACACGCTCCCCACATGTGTCGCCGACGTCGACAACGGCTCGGGCACGGGCACGCCCGACGGCGGCGTCACCATCGACGATCTTCTGTACTACCTCTCCATCTTCAATCTCGGCGACGTGAGCGCCGATGTCGACGACGGGACGGGCACCGGAACGCCCGACGGCGGCGTCACCATCGACGATTTGCTCTACTTCCTGACGCGATTCAACCTCGGCTGCTGA
- a CDS encoding NAD+ synthase, with product MRIALCPINSVVGDIAGNARLIASRLDEARAKKADLIVFPELALCGYPPRDLLLQQGFIEACMREARALGENLTKGLTAIFGVPLPVDTRTHTHGGPIHNSLLVYANNAMVDYYDKRLLPTYDVFDEDRYFEPGSRNVIVEVSTHAGPSIRVGLAICEDLWKGEDAGFAHRYDDSSDPVAEIAKAGCQLILAPSASPFVLGKSARHREILRAHAKRYAVHVVSLNALGGNDQLIFDGHALAYAPDATLLHAGPIFTDTIEILDLDLRTADERAPARTKSSIHPAAGIDAPDEELLFHALTLGVRDYLRKTGFTSALIGLSGGIDSALTAAIAVKALGPSHVTGVAMPSHYSSSHSVDDALDLAKRLGISCPVVPIAPPFEGFRHTLDAAFRELHHATLGEKLPDITEENVQSRIRGSILMAISNRTGAMVLTTGNKSELAVGYCTLYGDMNGGLAVLADVRKQQVYALSRWINANHTTLGFAEAPIPERTITKPPSAELRPDQTDQDSLPPYDALDAIIEAYVEHKLDARHIVESTGLDAATVSRIVRLIDVSEYKRKQTAVGLKVTTVAFGIGRRHPIAQNWRPDKAL from the coding sequence ATCCGCATCGCGCTCTGTCCCATCAACTCTGTCGTCGGCGACATCGCCGGCAATGCGAGGCTGATCGCGTCGCGACTCGACGAGGCCCGCGCGAAGAAGGCCGACCTCATCGTCTTCCCCGAACTCGCGCTCTGCGGCTATCCGCCCCGCGACCTCCTCCTCCAGCAAGGGTTCATCGAGGCCTGCATGCGCGAGGCCCGGGCGCTCGGCGAGAACCTAACCAAGGGCCTCACCGCGATCTTCGGCGTGCCGCTGCCTGTGGACACGCGAACCCACACCCACGGCGGGCCGATCCACAACTCCCTCCTTGTCTATGCCAACAACGCGATGGTCGACTACTACGACAAACGCCTCCTCCCAACGTACGACGTCTTTGACGAGGACCGCTACTTCGAGCCTGGGAGCCGCAACGTCATCGTCGAGGTTTCCACCCACGCCGGCCCAAGCATCCGTGTCGGCCTCGCCATCTGTGAGGATCTCTGGAAAGGTGAGGACGCGGGCTTTGCGCATCGATACGACGACTCGTCCGACCCCGTCGCCGAGATCGCCAAGGCCGGGTGCCAACTCATCCTTGCGCCTTCCGCGAGTCCCTTCGTCCTCGGCAAGAGCGCGCGCCATCGCGAGATTCTCCGCGCCCACGCCAAGCGGTATGCCGTCCACGTCGTGTCTCTCAATGCCCTCGGCGGCAACGACCAACTCATCTTCGACGGGCACGCCCTCGCCTATGCCCCAGACGCCACGCTCCTCCACGCCGGCCCGATCTTCACCGACACGATCGAGATCCTCGATCTCGACCTCCGCACCGCCGACGAACGAGCGCCGGCACGCACGAAGTCTTCGATCCACCCTGCCGCGGGCATCGACGCCCCCGATGAAGAACTCCTCTTCCACGCCTTGACCCTGGGCGTGCGCGACTACCTCCGCAAGACCGGCTTCACGTCCGCCCTCATCGGACTGTCCGGCGGGATCGATTCGGCGCTCACCGCCGCCATCGCAGTGAAGGCACTCGGGCCCTCCCACGTCACCGGCGTTGCGATGCCGAGCCACTACTCGTCGTCGCACAGCGTCGACGACGCGCTCGACCTCGCGAAACGACTTGGAATCTCGTGCCCGGTCGTGCCCATCGCGCCGCCCTTCGAGGGCTTCCGCCACACGCTCGATGCGGCCTTCCGCGAACTCCACCACGCCACGCTGGGCGAGAAACTCCCCGACATCACCGAGGAGAACGTGCAATCGCGCATCCGCGGCTCGATCCTGATGGCGATTTCCAATCGAACGGGGGCCATGGTACTCACCACCGGCAACAAGTCCGAACTCGCCGTCGGCTACTGCACGCTCTATGGCGACATGAATGGCGGCCTCGCCGTCCTCGCCGACGTCCGAAAGCAGCAGGTCTACGCCCTCTCGCGCTGGATCAACGCCAACCACACGACACTCGGCTTCGCCGAAGCACCGATCCCCGAGCGCACGATCACCAAGCCGCCCTCGGCCGAACTCAGGCCCGATCAGACCGACCAGGACTCTCTCCCGCCGTATGACGCGCTCGACGCGATCATCGAGGCCTATGTCGAGCACAAACTCGACGCGAGGCACATTGTCGAGAGCACCGGCCTCGACGCCGCGACCGTCTCGCGCATCGTTCGCCTGATCGATGTCTCGGAATACAAGCGCAAGCAGACGGCCGTGGGGCTGAAGGTCACCACCGTCGCCTTCGGCATAGGCCGACGCCACCCCATCGCCCAGAACTGGCGGCCCGACAAGGCGCTGTAG